From the genome of Streptobacillus canis, one region includes:
- the murD gene encoding UDP-N-acetylmuramoyl-L-alanine--D-glutamate ligase has translation MIIVFGAGISGIGARDLLESKGKKVVLVDDKIGEMTTEKALEIIEKEEIEYIVKSPGISFKNPFIQKVIEKNIPIYSEIDIAYEYMNKDIQIIAFTGTNGKTTTCTKTYEMLKKAGFNVELGGNVGRSYAEIVKEDKELDYIVLELSSYQLENNPKIKPYIAGIINLTPDHLSRYNDVEDYYMTKFNIFLHQSKKDKMIVNVDDSTFLNLYKIAKELENYKNPKRVYISKNTKGSIFVADGAIYIMKDLYEMYNSKFNLSQSADKLIEVKDLALKGEHNLENMLFLIATAKICGVPNKVIRNYLKEAKSIEHRMEDFFKKGNTVFINDSKGTNVASTNKAISSYENDIILICGGEDKKVPLDELSKEIGKKIKFTYIYGQNRYLIENELKNVGYNKYLMFETVDECINHIKENVNFEEDITVLYSPATSSFDQFTNFEERGRYFKNKVLEILGEK, from the coding sequence ATGATTATCGTATTTGGTGCAGGTATTAGTGGTATAGGTGCAAGAGACCTATTAGAATCAAAAGGGAAAAAGGTAGTTTTAGTTGATGATAAAATTGGAGAGATGACTACTGAAAAAGCTTTAGAAATTATTGAAAAAGAAGAGATTGAATATATAGTTAAATCACCAGGAATTTCTTTTAAAAATCCTTTTATTCAAAAAGTAATAGAGAAAAATATTCCTATATATTCTGAAATAGACATTGCTTATGAATATATGAATAAAGATATACAAATAATTGCATTTACGGGAACTAATGGTAAAACAACTACTTGTACTAAAACTTATGAAATGCTTAAAAAAGCAGGATTTAATGTAGAACTTGGTGGTAATGTGGGGAGATCTTATGCAGAAATTGTAAAAGAAGATAAAGAGCTTGACTATATAGTGCTTGAATTAAGTAGTTATCAATTAGAAAATAATCCTAAGATTAAACCATATATTGCTGGAATAATTAACTTAACACCAGATCATTTAAGTAGATATAATGATGTAGAAGATTACTATATGACTAAATTTAATATATTCTTACATCAAAGTAAAAAAGATAAAATGATAGTTAATGTAGATGATAGTACATTCTTAAATTTATATAAAATAGCTAAAGAACTTGAAAATTACAAAAATCCAAAAAGAGTATATATAAGTAAAAATACTAAAGGAAGTATATTTGTAGCTGATGGAGCTATATATATTATGAAAGATCTTTATGAAATGTATAATTCTAAATTTAATTTAAGCCAAAGTGCAGATAAATTAATAGAAGTAAAAGATCTTGCTTTAAAAGGAGAACATAATTTAGAAAATATGCTGTTTTTAATAGCAACTGCTAAAATATGTGGAGTTCCAAATAAAGTAATTAGAAATTATCTAAAAGAGGCTAAAAGTATAGAACATAGAATGGAAGATTTCTTTAAAAAAGGAAATACAGTATTTATAAATGATTCAAAAGGAACTAATGTTGCTTCAACAAATAAAGCTATCTCTTCTTATGAAAATGATATAATATTAATTTGTGGAGGGGAAGATAAAAAAGTGCCTTTAGATGAATTAAGTAAAGAAATAGGAAAAAAAATTAAATTTACATATATTTATGGACAAAACAGATATTTAATAGAAAATGAGCTTAAAAATGTTGGGTACAACAAATATTTAATGTTTGAAACTGTTGATGAATGTATTAATCATATTAAAGAAAATGTGAATTTTGAAGAGGATATAACAGTACTTTATTCACCAGCTACTTCAAGTTTTGATCAATTTACAAACTTTGAAGAAAGAGGAAGATATTTTAAAAATAAAGTATTAGAAATTTTAGGAGAAAAATGA
- a CDS encoding GH25 family lysozyme: MKKIIKGLILLVFLGGLAWYLEFSGYLYHNHILARKYDIHGIDISHHQVRLNWSQIDKDYEFVFMKATEGKDHLDRDFFYNWNRAQLSGFKVGAYHFFSMLSKGEEQANFYISKVPKVDNAFPPIVDLEIPTKYPKEVVNKELKDLINKLEAHYKKRVIIYVTRHTYKAFIENEFLNNPIWIRNIKWYPEQERWDFWQYSNRGRVKGISGFTDRNVFRGKDIDKFIEENRIK; encoded by the coding sequence ATGAAAAAAATAATAAAAGGTCTAATCCTTCTAGTTTTTTTAGGAGGATTAGCCTGGTATTTAGAATTTTCGGGATACCTATATCATAATCATATATTAGCTAGAAAATATGATATACACGGTATAGATATCTCACATCATCAAGTGAGACTAAATTGGTCTCAAATAGACAAAGACTATGAGTTTGTATTTATGAAGGCAACAGAAGGAAAAGATCATTTAGATAGAGATTTTTTCTATAACTGGAATAGAGCACAATTATCAGGATTTAAAGTAGGAGCTTACCATTTTTTCTCTATGTTATCTAAAGGAGAAGAACAGGCTAATTTTTATATCTCTAAAGTACCTAAAGTAGATAATGCATTTCCGCCTATAGTAGATTTAGAAATACCAACTAAATATCCAAAAGAAGTTGTAAATAAAGAACTTAAAGATTTAATAAATAAACTAGAAGCACATTACAAAAAAAGAGTAATAATATATGTTACAAGACATACATATAAGGCATTTATTGAAAATGAATTTCTAAATAATCCTATATGGATAAGAAATATAAAATGGTATCCAGAGCAAGAAAGATGGGATTTTTGGCAATATTCAAATAGAGGAAGAGTTAAAGGTATTTCAGGGTTTACAGATAGAAATGTCTTTAGAGGTAAGGATATAGATAAGTTTATAGAAGAAAATAGAATAAAATAA
- a CDS encoding FtsW/RodA/SpoVE family cell cycle protein produces the protein MQNFFKTTSKKQLLTTVLILILILTIIGVFNLLSLTSPESLKNTSGLNHVSIIIKHLRHLSIAFATMGAFMVFLNVNKLNKMTLGIMIIIVAGLIATLLIGKSVNGARRWIVFGPVTIQFSEFAKLGLILVLAYMIERAYYIRKERLNIYLYTGIYTLFCAGLILISRSFSATVQFILLFLCMYWISGVISWKKIVAIVFILVIPGSIAVLTKGYRLSRLNFENEHALLAMKSISNGGLFGSGYGNSIARNFYLPEVQTDYIFAGFVDEWGFVGAITLIIIFLILIYFIFYSAKFANSIYEKMIIYGVGFMISNQFILHLGINVNILPSTGITLPFLSAGGSSLWTIFMGLGLVLSIILSMNDKLEEGVIYE, from the coding sequence ATGCAAAATTTTTTTAAGACTACTAGTAAAAAGCAATTATTAACAACTGTTTTAATTTTAATTTTAATTTTAACTATTATAGGTGTATTTAACTTATTAAGTTTAACTTCACCTGAGAGTTTAAAAAATACTTCAGGATTAAATCATGTATCAATAATCATAAAACATTTAAGACATTTGAGTATCGCATTTGCAACTATGGGTGCATTTATGGTCTTTTTAAATGTTAATAAACTAAATAAAATGACACTTGGTATCATGATAATTATAGTTGCTGGATTAATAGCTACACTATTAATAGGGAAATCAGTTAATGGAGCTAGAAGGTGGATAGTTTTTGGACCAGTGACAATACAATTTTCAGAATTTGCTAAATTAGGATTAATACTAGTATTAGCATATATGATAGAAAGAGCATATTATATTAGAAAAGAAAGACTTAATATTTACCTATATACTGGAATATATACTTTATTTTGTGCTGGATTAATATTAATTTCAAGATCATTTTCAGCAACAGTACAATTTATATTACTATTCCTTTGTATGTATTGGATAAGTGGAGTAATTTCATGGAAAAAAATAGTTGCAATAGTTTTTATTTTGGTTATTCCAGGTTCTATTGCAGTACTAACAAAAGGATATAGACTTTCGAGATTAAATTTTGAAAATGAACATGCACTTTTAGCTATGAAATCAATAAGTAACGGAGGATTATTTGGTTCAGGTTATGGAAATAGTATAGCAAGAAACTTTTATCTTCCAGAAGTACAAACAGATTATATATTTGCTGGATTTGTAGATGAATGGGGATTTGTGGGAGCTATAACATTAATAATAATATTTTTAATTTTAATTTATTTTATATTCTACAGTGCTAAATTTGCAAATTCTATTTATGAAAAAATGATAATTTATGGAGTAGGATTTATGATATCAAATCAATTTATACTTCATTTAGGAATAAATGTTAACATACTTCCTTCAACAGGAATAACTCTTCCTTTCTTAAGTGCGGGAGGGTCATCTTTATGGACGATATTTATGGGACTTGGATTAGTTTTGAGTATAATATTAAGTATGAATGATAAATTAGAAGAAGGTGTAATATATGAGTAA
- a CDS encoding UDP-N-acetylmuramoyl-tripeptide--D-alanyl-D-alanine ligase, translating to MIKLNTLEELIGKKIPSLKEDFNVTMNSKEAKENMVFFAINKGNDYANEAEKNGAFVIFDKEGLDIKNGHLVEDTVKFMQEFAKRYRRNKKFTVIGITGSNGKTTVKDILYSVLLDKGESVYKTQGNYNNHIGLPFTILSAKDSDNILLLEMGMSNLGEIDLLASIAKPDYSIITNIGQSHLEYLKTMENVFKAKTEVIPHTLKKVIVNGSDKFLSKLENVIKVDVKEIKTNLLGDHNLLNVSIVDELLNFMGYKKLNYENILLTAGRFQIVNGKYLYINDAYNASPLSMKASLETYSKLYNEKYKIAALGDMLELGDDEIKYHERLIDVLKEVYIDELMLFGTRMKHLYNELLKDEKVKFTYSYFDDKENIRKAIDNIKTSKEKVILLKGSRSMKMEEIMEVNN from the coding sequence ATGATTAAATTAAATACACTAGAAGAATTAATAGGTAAAAAAATACCTAGTTTAAAAGAAGATTTTAATGTAACTATGAATTCTAAAGAAGCAAAAGAAAATATGGTTTTCTTTGCAATTAATAAGGGTAATGATTATGCGAATGAAGCAGAGAAAAATGGGGCTTTTGTAATTTTTGATAAAGAGGGTTTAGATATTAAAAATGGTCATCTTGTAGAAGATACAGTTAAATTTATGCAAGAGTTTGCTAAAAGGTATAGGAGAAATAAAAAATTTACTGTAATTGGTATTACAGGTTCAAATGGAAAAACGACAGTTAAAGATATACTCTATTCAGTTCTATTAGATAAAGGAGAATCTGTATATAAGACACAGGGAAATTATAATAATCATATAGGACTTCCATTTACAATACTTTCGGCAAAAGATAGTGATAATATTTTGTTACTTGAAATGGGTATGTCAAATTTAGGTGAAATAGATTTACTAGCCTCTATAGCTAAACCAGATTATTCTATAATTACAAATATAGGACAATCACATTTAGAGTATTTGAAGACAATGGAAAATGTATTTAAAGCTAAAACAGAAGTAATACCTCATACACTAAAAAAGGTTATAGTTAATGGTAGTGATAAATTCTTGTCGAAATTAGAAAATGTGATTAAGGTAGATGTTAAAGAAATAAAAACAAATCTTTTAGGAGATCATAATTTACTTAATGTCTCTATTGTAGATGAATTACTTAATTTTATGGGATATAAGAAGTTAAATTATGAGAATATCTTGTTAACTGCAGGAAGATTTCAAATAGTTAATGGTAAATATTTATATATAAATGATGCATATAATGCATCGCCATTATCAATGAAGGCATCTCTTGAAACATATTCTAAATTATATAATGAAAAATATAAAATAGCAGCTCTTGGAGATATGTTAGAACTTGGAGATGATGAAATTAAATATCATGAAAGATTAATAGATGTTTTAAAAGAAGTATATATAGATGAGTTAATGCTTTTTGGTACAAGAATGAAACATTTATATAATGAACTTTTGAAAGATGAAAAGGTTAAATTCACATATAGTTATTTTGATGATAAAGAAAATATTAGAAAAGCTATAGATAATATAAAGACTTCTAAGGAAAAAGTGATTTTATTGAAGGGGTCAAGATCTATGAAAATGGAAGAAATAATGGAGGTAAATAACTAA
- the mraY gene encoding phospho-N-acetylmuramoyl-pentapeptide-transferase: protein MLYYIQSLFINKYTYLRVFRSISIRMGVAFGVALCFMIIFGNSFIKWLKYKKFGDTIREDGPETHYSKQGTPTMGGLLIIASILFSTLVAGNFTNKFTVFLFFMTIVFSTIGFYDDYLKLTKSKKGLSSKKKLLFQTIMTFIVFGFVYKLGLVNNTIDFAIINPIIKKSYIYMGPILFFFFMFFVIVGTSNAVNLTDGLDGLVSSQIVIVTSVLMLIAYAVGHYNWAEYINIYHVTGAGEIAVFLASIVGGCLGFMWFNFFPAQVFMGDVGSLTIGGLLGTIFILLKQELLLPIMGIIFFVEALSVMIQVLSYKKFRRRVFKMAPIHHHFEKLGMPETKVTIRFLIVTIIACLLALMILKLR from the coding sequence ATGCTATATTATATTCAAAGTCTATTTATAAATAAATATACATATTTAAGAGTATTTAGATCTATATCTATAAGAATGGGAGTTGCTTTTGGTGTAGCACTTTGTTTTATGATAATTTTTGGGAATTCATTTATTAAATGGTTGAAATATAAAAAATTTGGAGATACTATAAGAGAAGATGGGCCTGAAACTCATTATTCTAAACAGGGTACACCTACTATGGGAGGTCTTTTAATAATAGCTTCTATACTTTTTTCTACTTTAGTTGCAGGGAACTTTACTAATAAGTTTACAGTTTTCCTATTCTTCATGACTATAGTATTTTCAACTATAGGTTTCTATGATGATTATTTAAAATTAACTAAAAGTAAAAAAGGTTTATCAAGTAAGAAAAAGCTTTTATTCCAAACTATAATGACATTTATAGTCTTTGGTTTTGTGTATAAGCTTGGATTAGTTAATAATACTATAGATTTTGCTATTATTAATCCGATAATTAAAAAATCGTATATTTATATGGGACCAATTTTATTTTTCTTTTTTATGTTTTTTGTAATAGTTGGGACATCAAATGCAGTTAATTTAACTGATGGATTAGATGGACTTGTTAGTAGTCAAATAGTAATTGTTACTTCTGTGTTAATGTTAATAGCGTATGCAGTAGGACACTATAATTGGGCAGAATATATTAATATTTATCATGTAACAGGAGCAGGAGAAATTGCGGTGTTTTTAGCTTCTATAGTAGGAGGATGTCTAGGATTTATGTGGTTTAATTTCTTTCCAGCTCAAGTATTTATGGGAGATGTTGGTTCTTTAACTATAGGAGGATTACTAGGAACTATATTTATATTATTAAAACAAGAACTACTTTTACCTATTATGGGTATAATCTTCTTTGTAGAAGCTTTATCTGTAATGATACAAGTATTATCATATAAAAAATTTAGAAGAAGAGTATTTAAAATGGCCCCTATTCATCATCATTTTGAAAAATTAGGTATGCCAGAAACAAAAGTTACAATAAGATTTTTAATTGTTACAATAATTGCTTGTTTATTAGCATTAATGATACTTAAATTAAGATAG
- the serS gene encoding serine--tRNA ligase gives MLEMKFIRENVELVRQGLKNRNSEYDLDALLELDIKRRELLTEVETLKKERNDVSAIIGKNAREGIDSTELKEGMAKVSARIKELDAEVLEIDEKQRMMLLTIPNVPHFSTPIGVNEDENVEVRKWGEPTKFNFEVKSHDELGVNLDILDFERGAKLSGSRFTVYKGMGARLERALINFMLDIHTEEHGFTEILTPQLAKKEIMIGTGQLPKFEEDMYKIVGEDLYLIPTAEVTLTNLYAGEILKEEELPKHFCGFTACFRQEAGSGGRDLKGLIRQHQFNKVEMVKIVHPDKSYEELEHMTGCAERILQKLGLPYRVLALCTGDMGFSATKTYDLEVWVPSQNKYREISSCSNTEDFQARRAMIKFRAEDKKSYFVHTLNGSGLAVGRTLLAIIENYQQEDGSILIPEALVPYMGGKTEIR, from the coding sequence ATGTTGGAAATGAAATTTATAAGAGAAAATGTAGAACTTGTAAGACAAGGATTAAAAAATAGAAATAGTGAATATGATTTGGATGCGTTATTAGAATTAGATATTAAGAGAAGAGAGTTATTAACTGAGGTGGAAACATTAAAAAAAGAAAGAAATGATGTTTCAGCTATTATAGGTAAAAATGCTAGAGAAGGCATTGATTCTACTGAACTTAAAGAAGGAATGGCGAAAGTTTCGGCAAGAATTAAAGAACTTGATGCTGAAGTTTTAGAAATAGATGAAAAACAAAGAATGATGTTATTAACTATACCTAATGTACCTCATTTTTCTACTCCGATTGGAGTAAATGAAGATGAAAATGTTGAAGTTAGAAAATGGGGAGAACCAACTAAATTTAATTTTGAAGTTAAATCTCATGATGAATTAGGAGTTAATTTAGATATACTTGATTTTGAAAGAGGAGCTAAGCTTTCAGGTTCTAGGTTTACTGTATATAAAGGTATGGGAGCAAGGCTTGAAAGAGCTTTAATTAACTTTATGTTAGATATTCACACAGAAGAACATGGATTTACAGAAATCTTAACGCCACAACTTGCCAAAAAAGAAATAATGATAGGTACAGGGCAACTTCCTAAATTTGAAGAAGATATGTATAAAATAGTTGGTGAAGATTTATACTTAATACCAACTGCAGAGGTAACTTTAACTAACCTTTATGCAGGAGAAATTTTAAAAGAAGAAGAATTACCTAAACATTTTTGTGGATTTACTGCATGTTTTAGACAAGAAGCAGGTAGTGGTGGAAGAGATTTAAAAGGATTAATAAGACAACATCAGTTTAATAAAGTTGAAATGGTTAAAATTGTTCATCCAGATAAATCATATGAAGAATTAGAACATATGACGGGCTGTGCAGAAAGAATATTACAAAAATTAGGACTACCTTATAGAGTTCTTGCATTATGTACAGGAGATATGGGATTTTCTGCAACTAAAACATATGATTTAGAAGTATGGGTTCCATCTCAAAATAAATATAGAGAAATTTCAAGTTGTTCAAATACTGAAGATTTCCAAGCAAGACGTGCTATGATTAAATTTAGAGCAGAAGATAAAAAAAGTTATTTTGTTCACACATTAAATGGATCAGGATTGGCTGTTGGAAGAACTTTACTTGCAATAATTGAAAATTATCAACAAGAAGATGGAAGTATTTTAATTCCTGAAGCATTAGTTCCATATATGGGTGGTAAAACAGAAATAAGATAA
- the abc-f gene encoding ribosomal protection-like ABC-F family protein gives MNLVQFNNVYKQFNGEYILKDISFSVNNTDKIGLIGLNGVGKSSLVKILLGRENHDGMENNINQKGTVFLNPNIKVGYLSQNHSFSSEKNTVYEELLEVFSKQKELLEKINKVNTLMSVTEDLEDLLKEYEKLHNEYEATGGYEVEFKIKQVMQGLELNDFRDAILSSLSGGEKTRITLAKLLLQEPDLLILDEPTNHLDIISIEWLEDYLKKYVKAFILISHDRIFLDEVCNKIMEIENKKLYEYDGNFSDFVIQKELFLKGEIKRYEKESEKIRKIEEYVQRYKAGIKSKQARGRQTILDRMERMDNPIFNPNRMKLKFEMKHSSGDRVLNVNQITKSFEEKKVLNNVSFELFRGDKVGIIGKNGIGKSTLLKILIGKLKQDYGDFKIGERVSIGYYDQDHQNLFPENNILQEINNSLSYTEEYLRSKSASFLFSGDDVLKKISSLSGGEKVRVSLLKLIEEKANLLILDEPTNHLDIYSIEVLEDALIDYEGSMLLISHNRHFLDSVCNKIYFLSEDGLEEFKGNYGEYKENIKNRKEVVDKTEEKISYEERKAKQKAEIKRKKDLEKIERDLEDIANKLKTLDEEMAKAGYKNDLSKMIDIQKEIEKTKMKEDELILLWSELE, from the coding sequence ATGAATCTAGTGCAATTTAATAATGTATATAAACAATTTAATGGTGAATACATATTAAAAGATATTAGTTTTAGTGTAAATAACACTGATAAAATAGGATTAATAGGATTAAATGGTGTTGGAAAATCTTCATTAGTAAAAATATTACTTGGAAGAGAAAATCATGATGGTATGGAAAATAATATTAATCAAAAGGGAACGGTATTTCTAAATCCTAATATTAAAGTTGGCTATTTATCACAAAATCATAGTTTTTCTTCAGAGAAGAATACAGTATATGAAGAATTATTAGAAGTTTTTTCAAAACAAAAAGAATTGTTAGAAAAAATAAATAAAGTTAATACATTAATGAGTGTAACTGAAGATTTAGAAGATTTACTTAAAGAATATGAAAAATTACATAATGAATATGAAGCTACAGGCGGATATGAAGTAGAATTTAAAATAAAACAAGTAATGCAAGGGTTAGAATTAAATGATTTTAGAGATGCTATACTTTCTTCACTTTCTGGTGGTGAGAAAACTAGAATTACTCTTGCAAAATTACTCTTACAAGAACCTGACTTATTAATACTAGATGAGCCTACTAACCATTTGGATATAATATCTATTGAATGGTTAGAAGATTATTTAAAAAAATATGTTAAAGCTTTCATATTAATATCACATGATAGAATATTTTTGGATGAAGTATGCAATAAGATAATGGAAATAGAGAATAAGAAACTATATGAATATGATGGAAATTTTTCTGATTTTGTAATTCAAAAAGAATTGTTTTTAAAAGGCGAAATAAAAAGATATGAAAAAGAAAGTGAAAAGATAAGAAAAATAGAAGAGTATGTACAAAGATATAAAGCAGGAATAAAATCAAAACAAGCAAGAGGAAGACAAACAATATTAGATAGAATGGAAAGGATGGATAACCCTATATTTAACCCTAATAGAATGAAGTTGAAATTTGAAATGAAACATTCCTCTGGAGATAGAGTTTTAAATGTCAATCAGATTACTAAGAGTTTTGAAGAAAAGAAAGTTTTAAATAATGTTAGTTTTGAATTATTTAGAGGAGATAAAGTAGGTATAATAGGTAAAAATGGCATAGGAAAATCAACCTTGCTTAAAATTTTAATAGGAAAACTTAAACAAGATTATGGAGATTTCAAAATAGGAGAAAGAGTAAGTATCGGTTACTATGATCAAGATCATCAAAATCTTTTTCCAGAAAATAATATATTACAAGAAATAAATAATTCTTTATCATATACTGAAGAATATTTGAGAAGTAAATCAGCATCTTTCTTGTTTTCAGGAGATGATGTGTTAAAAAAAATTTCTTCACTTTCTGGAGGAGAAAAAGTTAGAGTTTCATTACTTAAGTTAATAGAAGAAAAAGCTAATTTATTGATACTAGATGAACCTACAAATCATTTAGATATTTATTCTATAGAAGTACTTGAAGATGCTTTAATAGATTATGAAGGTAGTATGCTTTTAATATCACATAATAGACATTTTTTAGATTCTGTTTGTAATAAAATATATTTTCTATCAGAAGATGGGTTAGAAGAATTTAAAGGTAATTATGGAGAATATAAAGAAAATATTAAAAATAGAAAAGAAGTAGTAGATAAAACTGAAGAAAAAATTAGTTATGAAGAGAGAAAAGCAAAACAAAAAGCAGAAATAAAAAGAAAAAAAGATCTTGAAAAAATAGAAAGAGATTTAGAAGATATAGCTAATAAACTTAAAACTTTAGATGAAGAAATGGCTAAAGCAGGGTATAAAAATGATTTAAGTAAGATGATAGATATACAAAAAGAAATAGAAAAAACTAAAATGAAAGAAGATGAATTAATATTATTGTGGAGTGAATTAGAGTAG